Below is a window of Hydrogenimonas sp. SS33 DNA.
CCAGGCCCGCCGCCATCGCCACCGGGTTGCCGCTCAGCGTTCCGGCCTGATAGACCGGCCCTTCGGGGCTGAGCTTCGCCATGATGTCGGCGCGGCCTCCGAAAGCCCCCACCGGCATGCCGCCGCCGATCACCTTGCCCAGCGTCACCAGGTCGGGCTTCACGTCGGTCAGCCCCTGGGCGCCCGTCAGGGAGGCCCTGAAACCGCTCATCACTTCGTCGAAGATGAGCAGCGCGCCGTGCCGGTCGCAAAGGTCGCGCAGTTCATGCAAAAAGGCGTCGTCCGCAGGCACCAGCCCCATATTCCCCGCGATGGGCTCAATGACGACGCAGGCGATGTCTTCGCTGGCTTCGAAACAGGCTTTGACGCTTTCGATGTCGTTGTAGTCGGCCAGCAGGGTATGTTTGGCGAAATCGGCGGGAACGCCGGGGGAGTTGGGAGACCCGAAGGTCGCAGCACCGCTTCCGGCTTGCACCAGCAGCGAATCGCTGTGGCCGTGGTAGCACCCCTTGAACTTCACGATGTCGTCACGACCCGTGAATCCCCGCGCCAGGCGGATGGCGCTCATCACCGCCTCGGTGCCGCTGTTGACAAACCGCACCTTGTCGATGGCGTCGAAAAGCTCGACGATCTCTTCGGCAAGCTGCGTCTCCAGAACCGTCGGCGCCCCGAAACTGAGCCCCTTGCGCGCCGTCTCGATGACCGCCGCCTCCACCGTCGGGTCGCAGTGGCCAAAAATCAGCGGCCCCCAGCTTTGCACATAATCGACGTAGCGGTTGCCGTCGATGTCGACCAGATAACCGCCCTCCCCGCGCTCGATGAAAGGGGGCGTGCCGCCGACGCTTCCGAATGCCCGTACCGGAGAGTCGACCCCTCCGGGTATCACTCTTTTCGCCTCTTCGTAGGCTGCAATGCTCTTTGTGTGTTTCACGTATGGATCCTTTACTTTGAGGTTTTGCGCGGTATTTCAAGTTCAAGGTTTCTTTCAGTTTTTCGCTCATTCTCGAAATCCCATCCGTGGGATTTCTCCGAGGTTGAGGGCTGTTTGGCACATCCTATGCCAAACGGCCGCCCTCAAAGCCGCTTAAAACCGAAATAAACCTTAACCTTAAGACCACTGAAGGTTTTGCGTGATTATAGGCAAAAGGGGGTTAATAAAGTATAATAGCGCCAGTTATAAACGCAGCAGGGCTCTATGAATCGTCGAAAACTCTTTACTTTTTTTCTCTCGCTCTTCATACATCTGACGATTCTGCTGCTCTTTTTTCTCTTTCTCCACCATAACGCGAAGCTGCTCACCTCCAGCGGTGCCAAACGGGTGGAACTCTCGCTGAAAGATTTCACGACGCCCCCCGGCATGGCTGCACGGCCCAAAAAGACGCCCCCGGCACCCGCACCCAGGCCCGTCCCGCCACAACCCAAACCCCAGCCCAAAACGCCGCCAAAGCCCAAGCCCCTTCCCAAACCCGAAAAACCGGCGCCAAAATCGCAACCCAAGCCCAAACCCATCAAAAAACCGAGCCCCAAACCGGCACCCAGACCGGCGGAGAAACCCAAAAAAATTTTCAAAAAACCCTCCCCGCGCCCCGTGCCCGAAAAACCGCAGAAGCACCACACACGCAAAAAAGCCGCACCCGGACCCAGGCCGATACCGAAACCGCATCCCAAACCCCGGTCACCCCAAAAAACCACCCCCGAATCGGCGCTGGCGGGAGCCCTGGGCGCACCGGCGGTTCCAAGCAGACAGGCCCCCAGACGGCCTGCGCCCCCCTCCATCGACCAGATCAACGGCGCCATGGGAGAGCGGGAGTTCAGGGCCCTCTACAAGGACGAGTTCGACCACTTCACCCCCAATCAGAAGAAGTTTATCCGAAACAACCTCAACCGCATCCAGGCGATCACCCAGCACTACCTGACGATGCGGGGCTACCCGCCCTTTGCTATCCGGATGCACATGCAGGGAATGAATATCGTCGAGTTCTGGCTCTGGCCCAACGGCGACATCACCGATCTAAAGGTCATCACCTCGTCGGGCTTCGACGTACTGGACCAAAACTCCATCGACACGATCAAAACGGCCTACAAGGACTACCCGCGCCCCAAAGAGAAGACGAAGATCCGTTTCTATATCCATTATCAGCTCTATTGAACAGTAGATACGTTGAAAACATTAGGGCAAAAAGATAAGCCGATTGACTCTGCGTTGGAAACCTCCTACGTAGCTTCGGCTACGCCTGGGAACATCTGCCTTGATTGAATCGTTTCTCTTTTTGCTCATACTGCGTATAGTTCTGCAAGAAGTCTAGAGTTTAAAAAGATGCCGAAATGACGATATAATGGAGAATATGTTCAAGGAGATTCGTTGCGACGCAGACTATCAATCATTTTTTCTCTATGCTTTGCCCTTATATGGCTCTCTTCCTGCAGTGACGGAAATCATCGGGAACATCCAAAAGAGACGATCAAACTTGCCATCAATCCGTGGGTAGGCTACACCCCGTTCATGTATCTCAACGAAACAGGCGAGCTGAAAAAGCTCGGATTCAAACTGGTCATGGTCAGCTCGCTGGGTGAAAACGCCAATCTCATCACCAACCACCTCGTCGACGCATTCGCCGCAACCCAGTACGAATTCATCAATTACAGAGACGAGATGCAGCATGTAGTGCCTCTCTTTTCCGTCGACCGCTCCTACGGCGCCGACAAAATCCACTCCAATGTCGACATAGAGAGGCTCAAAAAGGCAGAGAGGCCGATCGACGTCTACCTGGAACTGGGCAGCGTCAACGACGACCTTTTCAAAGCTTTTGTCCTCAAATACCGTCTCCAGTCGAAAAAATTCATCTACCACCACGACCCCCAGACCGTCATCCAGACGCTGCAGAACCATCCGGACAAGCTCATCGTCGTCGTCAGTTACGAGCCCTATTCGAGTACGCTGCGTAGGCACGGCATCAAGGAGGTCGCCAGCAGCAGGAACCTCGACATTCTCATCCTCGACCTCACCTACGCCAACCTCGACCTGCCCAAAAACAGACCCGAGCGGTACCGCGCGCTCAAAGCCGCCTTCTGGCGGGCCAAAGCGGAGCTTGACCGCCATCCGAGGGCCTTTTACAATCGCATCCGAAAATATCTGGAGGGACAGAGTTACGACGCCTTTCTCAAAAGCCTCTCCGGAATCCAATGGCTGATCGAACTCGACGAGAGCATGAAAAAGAGGCTCAACAAACAGGGAATCGACACGAGCCATCTGCTATGAAGCGTTTTCTGACCCTCAATTTCGTCCTTCTGTTCATTCTCTCCTTGATCCTCGTCACCCTCGGGTACAGTCTTCACAAACTGAAGCTCTCCTTCCGGCAAAACCTCTACGAACGCTACAGTGAAAACATCCACAGCGATACGACTCAACTGAGGCTCGACCTGCAGACCCTGATCAACAACAGTGACATCGCCAATGCCAACCTGCTGCCCAACCTGCTGATCCGTTTCATCAATATCCACCCCGCCACGCAGGAGGTGCAGGTAACCATCGACAAAGAGGTTGTCGCCGACTCTTCCATCGTCAAACAGAAAAATCTGCCTACGAAATACAGCTGCTTTTCCATCGAAAAACTCTCGGGCCGCTCCATCGAAAACGGCATATTCTGCTACGCCATGGAACTGCGTATCTACCGGAACGGAAAGCGGGTCCCGGCGAGGCTCTATCTGCTGCTCGACCGCAACTACCTGACGACGGAGGTGGAGAATCAGCTGCGGAAGATGATGATGCCGGTCTATGGGGCCATGGGTATCGTTCTCTTCATCTCCGCCCTGCTGATATGGAGCATTGTCATCCGCAACTTCTCCCGACTGATCCGATGGAGCGACGACCCGACCCGCAAACCGCCCCACTTTCTGATTCGTGAATTCATACAGATCTCGGAAAAAATGTACCTCTTCGCCCGCAGGCTCATCGAACAATTCGAGCAGATACGCGAGGCGATGGCCAGGGAGAGCTACCTCCGCTCCATCATGGAGACCGTCGCCCGAATCAACGAACTGCTCGTCATGGAAAAAGAGGAGACGCGTTTCCTCACCAAAGCGTGCGGAATCCTGGCATCCCACCGCAACTATGTTTCGGCATCGGTTTTCCTGCGTGACAAAAACGGAGAGATCACACCCGAATCCGCCATCGTTGCCGTCAATGATTCCGTCACATCCGACATCTCTTCCCTCTGCATTCCTCGCGAAACCCTTGAAAAACTTGACGATCCGAACATTGATTTCATAATCGGGCAGGCCGATGAATTTAACAGAGAAAGCCCCTCCTGCGTATCGGTCCGGGTGACAAAGGGGGCAAAGGAGAGCCGGATCGCCATTTTCCCCCTACGCTACGACGCTTCCCATCCGCCGCTGGGGTATCTCATCATCAATACCGCCGAAAAAACGGGATTCGACAGGGAAGAGACCGCGATGCTGCAGGAGTTGGCGGGCGACATAGGTTTCGCGGTCAACGCCTTTAGGAAAGAAGAAGCGTTCGAAGCGCTGCTTTACCGCAATCCGCTGACCCATCTCCCCAACGCTTCCGCATTCCACGCAAAACTCAACGACCATCTGGGGGAAACGGTCGCCATTGCCAACATCGACCGCTTCAAACAGATCAACAACCTCTACGGCATCCAGATCGCCGACGAGATCCTGAAGCAGTTCTCCGCCTTCCTCGCCGAGATCGTGCCGCCCAAGATTTCCCTCTACCACTATATCGGCGACGAGTTCATCCTCCTGTTCGACCCCTCCTGCGAAAAGAACCGGATAGAAGAGGCGCTGGACAAAATCGTCAAAAAAATCGAAAGCCATATATTCACCTACCGGGGTGTGGAGATCATGCTCTCCATCCGTATCGGCGTTTCACGCCTGGAAAACGCCCTCTCCCTCAGGGAGTGCCACATCGCTTTGCGGGAGGCGAAAACCCGTCACAACCCGATTCAATGGTATACCCCCGATCTAAACATTCTGGTCAAGCAGGATATGCTTCAGACCTACCGTATCGTCAAAGATGCACTGGAAAAGGGTCGGGTCATCAACCACTACCAGGGAATCTTCTCCTTTGAAAAAAATGATTTCACCCATTACGAAGCACTGGCCCGCATCGAAAAAGAGGATGGTACCATGCTTTACCCCGGGGAGTTCATCGACTTTACCAAACAGACGCGGCTCTACCCAAGGCTCTCTGCGGAAGTGGTCCAGCGGGCTCTCAAAGATATAGAGAAACTGCACCGCTCCGTATCGGTCAACCTCTCCGTTCTGGACATTCTCAATGACCTTTTCTGCCGGGAGGTCTACCGGCTGCTCGAATCGACTCCCCGCCAATGCCCCCTTGTCTTCGAAATTCTGGAGAGTGAAAACATCGAAAACTACGACAGAACTTCGGAATTCATCCAGAAAGTGAAAGAGTACGGGTGCAAAGTGGCCATCGACGATTTCGGCAGCGGCTATTCGAATTTCCGCCATATCGCCGAGCTGAAAGCCGATATGCTGAAGATCGACGGATCGCTCATCAAAAACGTCGTCCATGACGAACAGATCAGGGCGATCGTGAGAAACATCAACGCCATCGCCCATGACCTCGGCATGACCACCGTCGCCGAATTCGTCTCCAACGAAGAGATTTACGAAATGTGCAGGGAACTCGGCATCGACGCGGTCCAGGGCTTTTACAGACACAAGCCCTCTCCCATCGATAAAATTATCGGATAAACAGGTTTTTTATTCTCCGAAAATTTCCAGCAGATTCTTCGCGTTTTTATAGATCGGTTCGTCCACGAATCCAAGGGCTTCGTCGACGAAACCGCTTCGGTGCGGGTCCGACTCGAAGAGTTCCACGACCCGCCGCGCCCATTCCAGCTCCTCTGGCTCCGGCGAGAAGATGCGGTTGGCGACCTCGACCTGCGCCGGAGAGATACACCCTTTGGCGTGGTACCCCATCTTCTTCTCCAAAAGGCACCAGTTTTCGAACATCTCCAGATCACGATACTCCTGATAGACGAAAGAGACCGGCAGGACCCCTTCGCTCTGGCATGCCAGCAGAAAGCGGGTCATCACGGCATGCATCGTCGGGTTGTGCAGATGGACGATCCGCTGCGGAAGGCGCAAAGAGGCCGTCAGATCCAGCGCGCCCAGGTAGAAGGCTTCGACCCTCCCCTCCACCCTCAGGCTCTCCAGGTTTCTGTACGCCTCCTTCGTCTCGACGGAGAGGTGCACCCTGATGGATTCGTCGATGAGGCCCAGAGCCCTCTTGACATCCTCCGGCGTCCTGACCTTGGGAATGCGTATGGCATCGGGCCGGACATCGTTGAGATAGGCGATCTCCTGCTCTCCCCCCTCCCCGAGGGGATTGATGCGCACCACCGTCATGCTCCCAAGCTTTTCGGCCTCGGCCAGAAAGAGCCCCGTCAGCCGCAGTGCGAGCGGCTTCAGGGAGGGGGCGACCCCGTCTTCCAGATTGAGCACCGCCACATCCGCTTCCAGTTCGTCCAGTTTGTTCAGGTGCCTGACATTGTGGGCCGAAAGCATCAGGGCGCTTCTGATATAGGGCGGGTGGGCCCGGGCCCGCTGGCCTCTGCCGCCCCGCAAGGCTTCGATCGCCTCGAGGTCGCCCCTCTCCGCCAGCTCCTCTACTGTTTTAATATTTTTAAATATCAATTCTCACTCCGGTTTGTGGGTCAGAAAATAGTGCAGCGCCTCTGTTTCGGAACGGGTCAGGAAATAGGTGGGCATGACGCGGTGGCGTTTCTCCAGACTCTCCCTCAGAGCCGCGATGGAGAGATGGCGGATGTCGGGCCCCTTCAGCTCGACCGGTTTCCCATCTTCCTTGTACCGGGCGATGACCGCCCCTTCGCCGTGGCGGCCGTGACAGCGGTCGCACCCGATGCCGCGGGGATTTTTGTAGAGCATTTCGCCATATTCGTACTGGGTGATGAAAGAGTCGTCGGCTGCCAAGCAGACGCAGACCAGGGCCAATCCCGTAAGCGTTTTCACTAACCGTGCCTTAATCAAGTTTTGGTTAGTATTCTAACCTATCAAGCCCCAAAACAAGGTTACACGATGCAGATCATCGACGGCAAAAGACTGGCCAAGGAGATACGCGAGGAGATCGCCAAAGAGGTGGAGACGCTCAAGAAAGAGCGGGACATCACCCCCGGCCTGGCGGTCATTCTGGTGGGCGACGACCCGGCCAGCCACGCCTACGTCAAAATGAAAGCGAAAGCCTGCAAAGAGGCAGGCATCTACTCCATCACCCACGAAATGCCAGAAAGCATCAGCCAGAGCGAGATCGAAGAGACGATTCTGATGATGAACAAAAACCCCAACATCGACGGCATTCTGGTGCAGCTCCCGCTGCCTTCGCATATCGACACGACGAAGATCCTGGAGCTCATCGACCCCAAAAAGGATGTAGACGGTTTCCACGCCTACAATTTCGGCCGCCTGATGACGGGGCTGGACGGCTTCGTCCCCTGCACACCGCTGGGTGTCATGGAGATGCTTGAGGCCTACGGCATCGATCCCAAGGGCAAAGACGCCTGCGTCGTGGGGGCCAGCAACATCGTCGGCAAACCGATGGCGGCCCTGCTGCTCAACGCCTTCGCCACCGTCGACATCTGCCACATCTACACCAAAGATCTCGCCGCCCATACGAAACGGGCCGACATTCTCGTCGTGGGGGTAGGCAAAGCGGGCCTCATCACCGAAGAGATGGTCAAAGAGGGCGCCGTCGTCATCGACATCGGCATCAACCGTCTCGAAGACGGCTCCCTGGTCGGCGACGTCG
It encodes the following:
- the hemL gene encoding glutamate-1-semialdehyde 2,1-aminomutase gives rise to the protein MKHTKSIAAYEEAKRVIPGGVDSPVRAFGSVGGTPPFIERGEGGYLVDIDGNRYVDYVQSWGPLIFGHCDPTVEAAVIETARKGLSFGAPTVLETQLAEEIVELFDAIDKVRFVNSGTEAVMSAIRLARGFTGRDDIVKFKGCYHGHSDSLLVQAGSGAATFGSPNSPGVPADFAKHTLLADYNDIESVKACFEASEDIACVVIEPIAGNMGLVPADDAFLHELRDLCDRHGALLIFDEVMSGFRASLTGAQGLTDVKPDLVTLGKVIGGGMPVGAFGGRADIMAKLSPEGPVYQAGTLSGNPVAMAAGLAQIRQLKADVGIYTILEMRAQRLVEGLKKAANEVGIPLQVDVRGSMFGFFFNDKPVKNFDDALKSDTDRFAKFHGAMLDRGFYFACSQFETGFICTRTTDIMIDETIRNAREVFGAL
- a CDS encoding TonB family protein, coding for MNRRKLFTFFLSLFIHLTILLLFFLFLHHNAKLLTSSGAKRVELSLKDFTTPPGMAARPKKTPPAPAPRPVPPQPKPQPKTPPKPKPLPKPEKPAPKSQPKPKPIKKPSPKPAPRPAEKPKKIFKKPSPRPVPEKPQKHHTRKKAAPGPRPIPKPHPKPRSPQKTTPESALAGALGAPAVPSRQAPRRPAPPSIDQINGAMGEREFRALYKDEFDHFTPNQKKFIRNNLNRIQAITQHYLTMRGYPPFAIRMHMQGMNIVEFWLWPNGDITDLKVITSSGFDVLDQNSIDTIKTAYKDYPRPKEKTKIRFYIHYQLY
- a CDS encoding GGDEF domain-containing protein; this encodes MKRFLTLNFVLLFILSLILVTLGYSLHKLKLSFRQNLYERYSENIHSDTTQLRLDLQTLINNSDIANANLLPNLLIRFINIHPATQEVQVTIDKEVVADSSIVKQKNLPTKYSCFSIEKLSGRSIENGIFCYAMELRIYRNGKRVPARLYLLLDRNYLTTEVENQLRKMMMPVYGAMGIVLFISALLIWSIVIRNFSRLIRWSDDPTRKPPHFLIREFIQISEKMYLFARRLIEQFEQIREAMARESYLRSIMETVARINELLVMEKEETRFLTKACGILASHRNYVSASVFLRDKNGEITPESAIVAVNDSVTSDISSLCIPRETLEKLDDPNIDFIIGQADEFNRESPSCVSVRVTKGAKESRIAIFPLRYDASHPPLGYLIINTAEKTGFDREETAMLQELAGDIGFAVNAFRKEEAFEALLYRNPLTHLPNASAFHAKLNDHLGETVAIANIDRFKQINNLYGIQIADEILKQFSAFLAEIVPPKISLYHYIGDEFILLFDPSCEKNRIEEALDKIVKKIESHIFTYRGVEIMLSIRIGVSRLENALSLRECHIALREAKTRHNPIQWYTPDLNILVKQDMLQTYRIVKDALEKGRVINHYQGIFSFEKNDFTHYEALARIEKEDGTMLYPGEFIDFTKQTRLYPRLSAEVVQRALKDIEKLHRSVSVNLSVLDILNDLFCREVYRLLESTPRQCPLVFEILESENIENYDRTSEFIQKVKEYGCKVAIDDFGSGYSNFRHIAELKADMLKIDGSLIKNVVHDEQIRAIVRNINAIAHDLGMTTVAEFVSNEEIYEMCRELGIDAVQGFYRHKPSPIDKIIG
- a CDS encoding CoA ester lyase produces the protein MIFKNIKTVEELAERGDLEAIEALRGGRGQRARAHPPYIRSALMLSAHNVRHLNKLDELEADVAVLNLEDGVAPSLKPLALRLTGLFLAEAEKLGSMTVVRINPLGEGGEQEIAYLNDVRPDAIRIPKVRTPEDVKRALGLIDESIRVHLSVETKEAYRNLESLRVEGRVEAFYLGALDLTASLRLPQRIVHLHNPTMHAVMTRFLLACQSEGVLPVSFVYQEYRDLEMFENWCLLEKKMGYHAKGCISPAQVEVANRIFSPEPEELEWARRVVELFESDPHRSGFVDEALGFVDEPIYKNAKNLLEIFGE
- a CDS encoding cytochrome c — its product is MKTLTGLALVCVCLAADDSFITQYEYGEMLYKNPRGIGCDRCHGRHGEGAVIARYKEDGKPVELKGPDIRHLSIAALRESLEKRHRVMPTYFLTRSETEALHYFLTHKPE
- the folD gene encoding bifunctional methylenetetrahydrofolate dehydrogenase/methenyltetrahydrofolate cyclohydrolase FolD; the encoded protein is MQIIDGKRLAKEIREEIAKEVETLKKERDITPGLAVILVGDDPASHAYVKMKAKACKEAGIYSITHEMPESISQSEIEETILMMNKNPNIDGILVQLPLPSHIDTTKILELIDPKKDVDGFHAYNFGRLMTGLDGFVPCTPLGVMEMLEAYGIDPKGKDACVVGASNIVGKPMAALLLNAFATVDICHIYTKDLAAHTKRADILVVGVGKAGLITEEMVKEGAVVIDIGINRLEDGSLVGDVDYENVAPKCSYITPVPGGVGPMTIAMLLKNTLKAAKERA